A region from the Gossypium hirsutum isolate 1008001.06 chromosome A08, Gossypium_hirsutum_v2.1, whole genome shotgun sequence genome encodes:
- the LOC107896038 gene encoding probable receptor-like serine/threonine-protein kinase At5g57670, giving the protein MATSAPAKILVGISLDPDESKEVLSWAIRVLTHPNDEVVALHVLVGKETKKRRLITKDQEKFRQAKAHVISVLGEFSKTCQSKQVNLEARVGFSSSVRKGLIEEAKSISADFLLLRGSKNRSKKTSNKIKRYCLKHAPEGCSVVAIRKSRQQSSDSIPPQRKVQKLSPMTVLEALEDDSCSARGTKVAGSSSPKVSKFKGQTCIKKHMSPYKLISSLFSCLLGKRKASLSSKGKENHLIKCFSYEEISNATNNFHSDNIVGRGGYSEVYRGDLPDGTAIAVKRLANDNKDETKEKEFLTELGIIGHVCHPNTATLVGCCIENGLYLIFNFSEKGTLASALHGKTSASLDWPMRYKIALGVARGLHYLHKCCKHRIIHRDIKASNVLLGLDYEPQISDFGLAKWLPNKWTHHAVIPIEGTFGYLAPEYFMHGIVDEKIDVFAFGVLLLEIITGRRPVDSSKQSLLLWAKPLMESGNITELADPKLKGKYDEDEMHRTVLTACYCVRQSAVWRPSMSEVLKLLMTGHDSDVQKSWRMPKFTFDELDDYSRVFGYEVPLEEEIL; this is encoded by the exons ATGGCGACCTCAGCTCCTGCTAAAATACTTGTTGGCATCTCATTGGATCCAGATGAAAGCAAGGAGGTATTGTCATGGGCAATCAGAGTTCTAACCCATCCAAATGACGAAGTCGTTGCCCTACATGTTCTAG TTGGTAAGGAGACCAAGAAGCGCAGACTGATAACTAAAGACCAAGAAAAGTTTCGCCAGGCAAAAGCTCATGTTATATCTGTGCTTGGAGAATTTTCTAAGACCTGTCAGTCTAAGCAG GTAAACTTGGAGGCAAGAGTAGGATTTAGCTCCAGTGTTAGAAAAGGTCTAATTGAGGAAGCAAAATCCATCTCAGCTGACTTTCTTCTTCTTCGTGGCTCCAAAAACCGTTCAAAGAA GACATCAAACAAGATAAAAAGATACTGTTTGAAGCATGCCCCTGAAGGCTGTTCAGTGGTTGCGATAAGGAAATCTAGGCAGCAAAGCTCAGATTCTATTCCCCCTCAAAGAAAGGTGCAAAAGCTTTCACCAATGACTGTTTTAGAAGCACTTGAAGATGACAGCTGTAGCGCTAGGGGCACAAAAGTGGCAGGGTCATCCTCTCCTAAGGTGTCAAAGTTTAAAGGCCAAACCTGCATAAAGAAACATATGTCACCTTACAAATTAATCTCATCATTGTTTAGTTGTCTACTTGGGAAAAGAAAGGCTAGTTTATCCAGCAAAGGAAAGGAGAATCATTTGATAAAGTGCTTTAGCTATGAGGAGATCTCAAATGCTACAAATAACTTCCATTCAG ATAATATAGTTGGTCGAGGCGGGTATTCAGAAGTGTACCGAGGTGATCTTCCTGATGGAACAGCCATAGCAGTGAAGAGGTTGGCCAATGACAACAAGGATGAAACCAAGGAGAAAGAATTCCTTACAGAATTGGGCATAATTGGACATGTTTGCCACCCCAATACTGCAACCTTAGTTGGCTGCTGCATTGAAAATGGACTGTATTTGATTTTCAACTTCTCTGAGAAGGGAACTCTGGCATCTGCTTTGCATG GTAAAACAAGTGCGTCACTAGATTGGCCTATGAGATACAAGATTGCCCTTGGAGTTGCTAGAGGTCTTCATTACCTGCATAAATGCTGTAAACACCGTATAATACACCGCGACATAAAAGCCTCTAATGTTCTTCTTGGGTTGGATTATGAACCGCAG ATCAGTGATTTTGGTCTGGCAAAATGGCTTCCTAATAAATGGACTCACCATGCTGTGATCCCAATAGAGGGGACATTTGGGTACCTAGCACCAGAGTATTTCATGCATGGAATTGTGGATGAGAAAATAGATGTTTTCGCATTTGGGGTTCTTCTCCTCGAGATCATTACCGGTCGCCGGCCTGTGGATTCATCAAAGCAAAGCCTCCTTTTATGG GCAAAGCCTCTTATGGAATCTGGGAACATCACTGAACTAGCTGACCCGAAACTCAAAGGGAAATATGACGAAGATGAAATGCATAGAACAGTGCTAACAGCTTGCTATTGCGTGAGGCAATCAGCAGTATGGCGTCCTTCAATGAGTGAG GTCCTGAAGCTTCTAATGACTGGCCACGACTCTGATGTTCAAAAAAGCTGGAGAATGCCAAAGTTTACATTTGATGAATTGGATGATTACTCTAGGGTTTTCGGGTACGAGGTTCCATTAGAGGAGGAAATTTTATGA